The nucleotide sequence gtattttaaatataaaatcgattGATTATGTCTCGTTTGCCCAGTTAGTGCCGTACCGAAATATTgtagatgaaaatataaatatttcgataTATTTGTTATCTCGATTAAAAGACGACATTAATTTAAGTGATATTTGTGAGACGAGATTATTATGTGaattagttttctttaaaaagtgCTCTTCAAATTGCTTAACATAAACCCGCGATGCTTTAAACTCGGACCGATGTTCCGTAATATTTTAGATGATAAAGataataacagtttttttaagcatttagtttttttttgggaaaTTTTTTCCTTGATTACTTCTGTTAGTCGTTTACGAATTATCGTTACCAGGAGATTCTTGCGAGCATTTCTCAGACAAAATCGATAATCGCTAAACGGGAAGAAgtgttttaaatcaaaatcaatttttgCACAGAACACCCGTCGTTTTAATACATTGAGTGGCCCAGCGTTGAGGGAGCGCCCTCATCACTATCTATATCCGGAACCGGTGAAGGATAGAATCCTGGAATTCACCACCACAACCAAGAAGCCCGGTATCCTTCCAGAGACAATGAACCCCGGTGTGATATTCCGCGTGAGAATGTCAGACGCCATCTTGCGGATCAAGCAAAGAATGTACGAAGATCCGGAGAGGCATATAGAGGCCGACATAATTTATACGAATCTCATAAAAAAAGTCGTCATGGACGAGATAACCAAGTTCCACAACCTGCTCTTAATGTATAAAACCGATAAGTCGATCAAGGAGCACCTCGGCGAGTGCGGAGGCCGGATATACAAGTTCATCAGCTACATGACCATCAAGGTCCACATATACTGTCTGTTCGACGCGCTCTGGATAGACGGCAACCCGTATGTGATTGGCGACGAGTACTCCGTGACCCCGGTGGAGGCACCGCCGATGCTGCAGTGCGACGCGTCTGAATGCAATTCGGTTGTTTTTGTCGATTCCATAACCGAACCCAAGGATATCGAGGAGTGATTTATGATCGCAATAAAATAGTGATTCGATTGAATTCGTTTTTGATTTGCTACCTTCGTTTTCTTTGGTTACGATACGGATGACAGAGAAAAGTGATTCACAAACAtcgatgatattatttttatatatatatgtttgatattttttgcaGAGTTAACCTGTCAATCACAATTCCTACGTTAACTAAAAATtggagaatttttttttattacatcatatataatattttttttaaaactaccttCATGGACTAACATGCtaaatcaaacaatatttatcttaatgtagtattcatttaaatgagactaatatttttcggattactacgcgtattttactatttcctaaactacacactcccgacgtttcggttgctttgcagcgaccgtgtacacggtcagacgaaatatatatatatatatatatatatatatatatatatatatattaatgcatttttgtttttgtgcaAACAACTGAAATTAGTATTTCAATGTTAGTTACATATTCCTATACTTACGTTCacatacgtttttttttttataataccctgtatttgataatttagtgtaaatatataagagtaataatttttttccgttatatataaaaaattttctgTACCATTGTTTCAGCATCGCAAAGCAAGACGACGTAACAAAGTCCGTACCTCAACTCCCATGGCAGAATTTCATGAGGTAtaacatgaaattttatatgagaacaactaaaatttatatcacacGACGCTTgtcatcataaaaattaaaaaaaaatctaaactgATCTGTTACATAAAAAGTTTCTTACCAAAATTTGATCACCAAATACAGCGAGACTACcagttgaatataaaaataacttattcaatcattactgaaaattatttattgcaatttgtaacggaaaatataaagacagatggcaaaaaaaaaataagtataaaatctaactaaattataatttttcctaaGAATtgactaaattttttttttggcaccAACCTATTTTAATgagtaaacaaaaaacaagagACAGAACAGTATCAATGATTATTTTCGCTGGTTTTCATTATTCatcaataattatgaaatatttataaaattttcagcgatgagatctaagattttagcgtgtacgaaattaaaatgagaCCTTGATctcgcctgcccgtgatcagGGCTGATGTAAAGTGATCGAATCGTAGAgagatgtaaaataaaatgataaaaaacgagaactatacaaaatacattgattTGATGTGATGATTGGAAATCACGTTCCTATTAATAGTACCATACCGACGCTATAGTCGTGCCATGCCAGAAAACTAAACCTTGTTCCTGGTATCTCATAGGGAAATCTAACAACGACCGTACCGATAGCCAGGCGAGCTGATCGTTCAGACACCCAACAGATTAAGAACAAGAGGAGACATCGTAAAAGTAAGAAGGCCAAGCCCTCCTACGACGCCTACGACCCACCGGTTAAGGTAAATAgcataacattatttgaaaaggtaagcaattacaatataattgttagcgaatatatatatatatatatatatatatatatatatatatatatatatatatatatatataattctagaTTAATGAATctttttgtatgtgtgtgtgacgCCCCTGAGGGTATTCACAAACCAGCCCGGCAGATGGCGCTGCAGTCTGTAtctaggttatttaaaatgaacataGCTTCAACATAggttactatatatatatatttgtagcaCGCCATACCTTTCTCTTTGAGCACAATACTGATGGTCACTGAAGAAGCGAGCAAAAACCAGTGTGaacataaattatcaaataactCGGTTATCTAAGCTTGTTATGTAGTTggattttgtgttttatttgaggATTTTGAGTCGTCGTTCGTGGAGATGCCCAAGGATCTCTACCAAGCGCACTTGAGGCCCGGTGTCATCTTCCGCATACACATGTCCGAGGCCATATTGAAAATGCAATACCGAAAGTGAGTTAAAACCATTTTCAACTCTCGTAATTCTGTTACTAAAGAGATATTGCTCCTTGTTCGTGttcatcaatttttatttatagccaATATCACTTTGATTGTAAATGTTATGttagtgaattttaaaaaataatattttgcgtcatttatttttgatttatttgatagGATATTAATAGTTATCTATCGTCAAGCGTGAGTTGCaacgtgtcagtgacgagaattttgtaaaacggccattttgaaaacaaacataCCTAATGCTTTTGTTATCTATATTTTGGATGTTGGTTTTAATGAggattctttattaatatattatttacccgagtatctattaaatataatactttatatacaattatgaaTGTTTATAAGATAACAAGATCACAGAATATACATAGCGgttgacatttaatttttaatgtatttttcttcTGCTGTTCATTTGTTTTCGACAGTTCCGTTCACTATTATTTGCTAGAAACACAACATCTCGCTTGGTATAGACCATAGAGTATGTTGCTTTATTaagtatagttataatatttaactcgCTCATTCTAATGGTTTAATTTAACTGAACAATAAACATCAGCTACGGCGAGGATAAAGACGAGTCCGTGATCGAAGCCGACGTGGAGTATTTGCGGTTGACACGGAAAGTGATCAACGACGAGATAACGAAATTCGAGGACCTCAAGTGGCTTATCGGCTGGTTCACGAATCGTTCGGAGCTGATCCAGGAGCATACTTGCAATACTAGATACTATGCTGTCGGTGAGTTTGGTTTGACATATAAAGTGTcgtcatcagcctatcggaaacCATCCCTGGGCAAAGGCCTCTCATCGAGGAGAAGCTCAGAGCActaatcaccacgctcgctcaaggcggattatataatttgaaattataagtccaggtttcctcacgatgttttccttcaccgcctGTCAGTTGTGTCTAAACactgagatctaagatttattcatttaaatgaaactaatatatttcggatatactacgcggattttattattttaaaaaaactacataatcccgacgtttcggttacttttcagcaaccgtgatcacggttatattacttcatttaaatgtgtctaaatactcttacaaaatttattgaaaattaagaacattatataaaaaaggctccaaacgaataaaatgaaatatttacatcgAATATCACTgcatattatatgatataaatacttGCAGCGTTTAAATACTCTCATTtgcttagttttattagatCAAAAGAATGAcgtgtagttttataatttacctgTATTTTTGCATAGTTAatttctagattttttttttagatataaccGCTTTTAGACCTTTAAATTGCGAAAACAATCACATCTTCAAAAACTCTTTAAATTACTTGTGAGTTACATCTCTTAACCATGACTTATGGATTACTATTTTCTGTTTTGTATCATAAATAGCGTTTTTTTTCACTTGTTGCGAATAAAACATGCGAaggtttatttgttttgcatgtttgtgtttgaaattttgtaaaacaagTGAAACAAGTAAAGGTTCCATGACGGTAAAATTAATTCTCGagtataaagttatttgtttttaaattctaaaagcAGCTTCAGTTAGATTTCTAACTCCAAGTTCTAttcatagaataatattatctcaGTTCTTTTGAAATTAGTTAGTAGGAAGTGTTCTGATAACTTCGTTCAGTCAGATACGTGGATGTAATTGTGTAATTGGGATTAATTCGTCCAACTTATCCGTTGGATGTTCCACTTCATCCAGGAATCCCTCCGACGATGTTCACTCACAGCGAGGAGTACATGAAGCGTATGTGTTTATTCGACAACGTGTTTATCGATCACATTCCTTACGTGGTTGGCGAGGACGGATCCCTAATGGCGGCGGTGGCACCACCAGTACTACACTGTGACGCAGCCACTTGCACTTCAGTGCCTTTCATCGACaggtaatgttttaaacatatactTGTTATATGTGCAAAAACATATAATGACTTATTAATAGGCCAATTGGTGAAGGCCTTGGAACGCAATATTTTGAAGGTTGTAAAATCGAGTAGTGCCTATGACAATTTTCCTTTACGTATTTtcgattttgttttattctgcTATATTATCTACCGGTAGCTACAAACTTCTTTTCAACTTATTATGTTTGTGGGCTCACAAAAGATAATAGGTCAAAGTCGTTCCTATGCCTTACTTATAATGTTAACAATGCTCAATTggaaaaaagcaaaaaataccTTGGGCTTTCTACACACTGGCTGAGTCATTTAAACAAGACAtggatttaaaattacaacgaatatatatttttttttagataaaaatgctatcatttatttaatttaaaattattaaaactacattttttatcattgtaaAGTGGTGACGATAAAACAGTATACGATATcttgtgataaaaaataaggaataactaataaatataaaaatgtatatcaacATTTAAATCCAATATCAATTCAGTCTCTCTTTAAAACGCAACAATGTTTTGCGGCCAAAAAGCTCTTTATCGGCGATGCCTCATCTTACTTGATGAAACCCCACTCCGCATCTATTTCCGTTGTGACATGCGATAGATAATTGGACTTTGTTTAGATTCAAAGAACAGTCCATGTACTTCTGTTGGAAAGATTTTCATTCTTCACGTCTTAGTGCTCTCGagatataaattctattaagGACTAAACTGGACAAAGACATTTATCAACTATGACCCTCAAAAGATTTTGCTATCTTTCGGACCGCACTGCCTAtgttttgttacattaatataattcccCATTTCATTTTCCCAGTGTAATGTTCGACGAGCGCCTCACCCGCAGCAATGTGCGTACGGTGACTCGTTGTCAGGCCAGTTGCCGCATGCACTGTCGCAACGACGCCGACTGTCTAACGAGATGCTCCGCGAGATGTCTACGTGCAGAATAGAGCAGCATCAGTATCGTTACAGCCCCTTTCAGCACTCATGATTTTTCTCGACAAAATACATAGTAACTAATTTCCATCTGAAAACTAATACCCTGACATCTTATTAGGACGTACAATTTTTTCTGAAGTTTCTCAAACAAATGagtcatattaaaactaaaagcgatagttttattttcttccatGTCGTACCTTACAAGTACCCACAAAAAAATGtaggaaatatttatgaaatcgtTATGGAAGCCATTGATTTGTTGGTAACTCATACAAGACCTGATTGACTTTAAGCCAAAAACGGACATTGAAGATTACGATCggaactaataaaatatataaatataacctgACACCGCAATAAATGATGTGCGTAGCATTTCAATGCTTTCATTTTTGTCctcattaaagtataaaatacagACGTAGATTATATGTGTGCGCAACGTATTGGAAATTTAACGAACATCGCCAGGGCCACAGCGTTGtatgaagatatatatatcGCATACATAAATAAGGCTGCTGACTGGGAAGGAACACCTGGGCATGTGAatcagaagattcctgatgaCAAGAAAtagaatggcattgctattgCTATCCTGACATCGGGACAGTCACATAGACTTAGGTACAGGTTATAAGTctgaatatgtaatttttattacaaacctATTCAAACTTATAAGTTAGTTTCGTAGTTTTTGTGGGGCTTCTGACTGGCCAGAAACCCGGTCTGCCGCTAGTTGTTTATTCCCCCGCATAcctattatgtaaatttttaccaaaaaaaaaatcatgttttttttaaatggtgGGAAAAACGAAAAACCACTAAAcagagatttaatttaaacatggtTTAAACAAtcaattagttattttttttttaataatttgaaaagtttCAAACTTACATACACATTTACTTACAAAAATCCAGTAGTGTCTGACCCTCCACTTGAGCGAGCTTTAAGTTTCATTTTCTAGTGTATACAATGTTTCATTAACTCattgtttgtataataaaatgagctattgccaaaaaaaaacaaattagaaACTCGATTATCCGGCCCTCAGTTGTACGGATCCGCGATTATCCGGACTACGgacaaattatatgaaatacctACAACTTACAAGTCGAACTTATGCAAGCATGAACGTGTCGGAACTTGCATTGAACAGCCCGCGAGTTTccttattgttatttgttttagttaGTCAGCAATCGTTGCTACGCTTTGACGTgtgtgttacatttattatacatacaataaggaacatctttaaaataaaaagaaaaatggaaGCAGGGCAGGAGAGAGACGTGGACTTCACTTTTTGAGGTTCGATCGTCGAGGCGACATCGCTCAAGGGTTTTAAGAGTTAATATTGCGTCAGCAATTAGTTCTAAGGCTATTTTAAGGACATTACTCTGTGAATagtttatttgttgttatgCTTGTGTTTGCagtgtattattttgttccttGATTTACCTTTTAtgtgttcattttaattaaaatctcattGTCAAATTGTTAAATgtcatattgttattttctttgcATATATTCGAACGAAGTTCctgaatatacatattaaaaaatgtcaaagCGTAAGAGAGTGGTGTTATCGCTTAGAgacaaagtaaatattattgattcatTGAAAAAAGGAGAAACCGGTAGTAAGTTAGCTGAAAATTATGGTATAGGTACATCCACGATAATTGATATCAAGAAGAATACcgattaaattttgttgtacGCCAGCAAATTAGATAGTGAAGACGGGAGTAAACATCGGAAAGTGATGCAGAAACAGAACAATGAACTTTTAGAGGACGCTCGCTTCGTACTGTTggtttttacaaaaactatcAACTGGGCAACCGATACCTGGCCCTGTACTCGGTGAAAAAGCAgtacagttaaataaaaaatttggtggTGATGGATCGTTTGTGGCTAGTAACGGGTGGTTGTACAGATGTAAATCTCGTCATGGAATTCGTGAATTCGAAATACAAGGTGACAAATGTCAGCTAATGTAGATGCAGCAAACTCTTTCAAAGATGATTTTAAGAAGAATTTGGATGAAAATAACTATGACCTGAGTTTCGTTTATAATGCTGATGAAACCGGATTTAACTGGAAGTCATTACCATCAAAATCCTTAGGTTATAGGCGAGAGAATTCAGCTCCAGGATATAAAAGTAGCAAAGAGCGAGTAACAATATTAGTTTGCGTTAACGCTACCGGCACACATAATATACCTTTGCTTCTCatcggaaaataaaaaaaaaaaacagatgtttcaaaaatatcaGGGTGCCCTTAATGTATAAGCATGAAAAAAGCGcaagattataaattataagatagaaatcgccaacccgtcttgagtgagcgtggtgattaatgctctaaccttctccatgtgagaagaggccgttactcagcagtgggctcctataggctgatgataatgatgatgaaaAAAGCGCATGGATGAACTGTGAAATATTCATAGACTGGTATGACAACACTTTTATacttgaagtaaaaaaaagacaaaacgACATTTGTAAACAAGGTAATGTACTGCTTTTACTGGATATTGCACCAACCCATCTTCGGCTGAACTGTTGGagagagaaaataaaaaatttaaagtaaaatttttgccTCCAAATGTGACGTCCTGGCTACAAGCAACGGATCAAAGTGTTGTTGAAACACTGAAGCGACTTCATAGAAAACGACTTTTACGTAGATTATTATCGGttgttgaaaataatgcaGAAGTCGTCTTATCATTTTTCTAAGGGAATGAATTTCAAGGAGTGTTTTTACATGGGTGTAGATGTGTTGGATTCGATTGAAAGAAAAACTCTGAACGAGGCTTGGAACAAATTACTTAATCGGGACATTGAAAATTCAGTAACGAATACGGATGATTGAATTTTAGAGGAAATTAATGAGCTActgttaaatatacaaatatgtcaGGATTGTGAATGATGATACGAAAGAGTGGGACACTTGTGACAGTAATGATCGAGGCTTTCAGATTATGTCGGGTGACGGAATCGTAGAAAACATAATGCAGAGAAACG is from Danaus plexippus chromosome 29 unlocalized genomic scaffold, MEX_DaPlex mxdp_37, whole genome shotgun sequence and encodes:
- the LOC116777008 gene encoding uncharacterized protein LOC116777008, yielding MKQAGGGMVTVFLILSWSSLCIDVESAASFSFNHNFVKDDIYDQPVNLMAPKKNPHMKNVQEQSTTEDPWSPLDFSKLDAIIAEQQQEDNNRIKRRAKHRKARRRNKVRTSTPMAEFHEGNLTTTVPIARRADRSDTQQIKNKRRHRKSKKAKPSYDAYDPPVKDFESSFVEMPKDLYQAHLRPGVIFRIHMSEAILKMQYRNYGEDKDESVIEADVEYLRLTRKVINDEITKFEDLKWLIGWFTNRSELIQEHTCNTRYYAVGIPPTMFTHSEEYMKRMCLFDNVFIDHIPYVVGEDGSLMAAVAPPVLHCDAATCTSVPFIDSVMFDERLTRSNVRTVTRCQASCRMHCRNDADCLTRCSARCLRAE